Genomic window (Gasterosteus aculeatus chromosome 13, fGasAcu3.hap1.1, whole genome shotgun sequence):
AATGAAAGAGATCTGAGCAAATGTGTCCGCTGCACAGGAGCCAACGTTGTGATGAAGTTccctttcgtgtgtgtgtgtgtgatgtaggAGACTGTTCAGTCGTGCAGGACTTTGAGCTGCAGAGGCAGGTGGTGTGCGCCCTAAACTCTGTCTTGTATGAGCAGCTTCAGTACAAAGGCAACGAGTTTGACTACTACAACCCTCTGAACTCTTACATCCACCAGGTAGCGCTCCGACGGAATGATGAGCATTTCAAGCTTTTCAATCAACTGTTTAAATCCCTGGACGTTCTTCCACGCATTTGACCGACCGTCTTCCATTTAGGTGCTACTACGCCGCACAGGCATTCCCATAAGCCTCTCTGTCCTCTACATCAATCTAACCCGAAAGCTTGGCGTTCAGCTGGAACCCGTCAACTTTCCGAATCACTTCCTGTTGCGCTGGTGCCAAAAACCAAAAGGGTAAGTTTAGAAATAAATAACTCTCAAGTTCCTCTATATGTTGCCTTCATGATTACAGCCGTCACTCACACAGTTCATGACTGCAGAGTGAGAGCATGTGTGATTAGTTAACCTGGGTCACATCCATTTGATGCGCCATAAAACTCTTATATGATGCGGTATCATGCACAGAACTAGTTTCCTCCACAGCTGTACAGATAATGACTTTGTGCTGTCATTAAACATTACATTGTTTCCTATTAGCAATATGTTGTTCTTCTCTCGTTTTGTGATCCAGTTTTGTTGACCTGTCAATTGTTGGATTTGTATTACTGCAGAATGAGGTGATTCTCCTTCACGGTTGGCATGCAGAACTTTAGTCGGTTGCAATGTGCAGCTGCACCACTAGATGTCATATCATACACACTGGACCCCctaaaacaaattatttaacAGATTTACGTTGAACACATTTACATACGAATGGATTTGTTCGCGTCTCCGCAGGAGTGAGGACATCTATGactttgtgtacattgatgCCTTTGGTAAAGGCAAACAGCTGACAGCCAAAGAGTGCGAGTACCTCATCGGCCACCAGGTGACGGCAGATTACTACAGTGCCATCAGCACCACCGAGGTGCTGCTCAGGATGGTGGGAAACCTGCTGAACATCGGTAAACGAGGGTAAGCGAACACTTGATTTGTAACGCATTTAAAGGTCACCAGGCATAAAAGAACAAATGACGTCACCTGTACGGTGTGCTTCCTTTCAGGGAGGGCAATGAGAAATCCTACCAGCTGCTGAGAGACTCTCTGGACCTCTACCTAACTATAAACCCAGATAACGTGCagtacctgctgctgcaggcacgCCTCTACTTCCATCTGGGCATCTGGCCAGAAAAGGTGCGAACACACTCCGATGAGATTACATCCAATCCGATATGAACCGTCTTTCAGAACAAAGCACTCGCTGTGCGCCACCTAAGCGCATCGTCCACTGACGTGCCGTCCTCTGCCGCAGGTGCTTGACATCCTGCAGCACATCCAGGCGTTGGATCCCTCCCAGCACGgggcggtgggctacctggtgcAGCACACGCTGGAGCACATCCAGCACAAGAAGCACCCGGCGACACCCGAGGTGAAGAAGCGCAGCGCGCCGGAACACCGGGAGGTCCAGTATTCCGTGGGCCTCATCATGAAACACAAGAGGTGGGTCGCATTGGTGGCGGTGGGTCTGACCCTCCGGATGCAGTCTCCTCACAGTGTGtctgccctgccccccccccgctccctctccACCAGGTCGGGATACAACTGTGTGATCTACGGCTGGGACCCGAAGTGCACCATGAGCCAGGAGTGGATCACCACCATGAGGGTCCACCAGCTGTCCAACGGGGCCAACCAGCCTTTCTACAACGTCCTCGTGCAGGACGGCACGTGCCGCTACGCAGCACAAGGTACGCGTCCTGCACACCGGTGTGGCGATGGGAAATATTGCCGTGGCGAGCAAGTGTTCGCCAGTTATGtgatttacaaaataaagaTCATTCATTTGTATATGTTTGATAAATTCCCGTGGAAAATAAATGCATCGTTCAATTCAGTAACTACTAATAAATTAAAGTGAAAtgacacagaaaaataaatccagTTCCCGTTTATGTGTATTTGCACTGGCAAAGGAGCATAGAAAGAATGCATTCATGAGGCCAAAAATGACCCCAATTGTTGATTCAATGACGCACGCCTACTTTGTGTACACAGTTTTGCTAGTtatttttggggagggggttgAAGGAGTAGGATAACATTGGAATACATAACAAACTGCTTTACTAAAAGAGAGAAGACGAGCGGAAGTCAGCAGCACAAACAGTGTGAAACTTCCAAGTTCTCGTTCAAGCATGTCGGTGGTCTTATGTTAGTAATGGGTGGCTGACTGTTTTGTACAAATCAGGATCCCTTAAGCACGCTGTCTTTTAATCCGAATGTCACTCGTTCGTTGGCGCCCCTCAGAGAACCTGGAGCCGCACTCGGCGCCGCTGGAGATCGGCCACCCGGAGGTGGGCCGTTACTTCTCCGAGTTCGCCGGCACCTACTACTTTGCCAACGACGAGCTGCAGACACGATACCCGGAGGACGTCGTGGAAACTCTGGGCACGGTGCAGGAGCTCTACCACAGACTGACGCCCGGGGACGCGAACCCGGACCGGGCCTCCGCCGCGGACCAAAGCAATCACCGCGCCGCGCCCGTGTAGCAGGGTCGCCGATGGCCTGGCCACCCATTCTCAATTCGCAGTCCACGCAACGGGATGTGTGCAGCGGAACAGTATCAGTTTGAAGAGCCAGTGGGCAGTATTCTCAGACGCCGCTGAATACGGGTTCACAAATGTGAGTCAGGAAAAGAAACTTCTGGGAAAGAAGCGTTGAAAAGTCAAAATCACGCGGCTGAGATTGTTTACTGTTTCGATGCACACGTCTGATACCGCCGTGTGTTGGTTGTGAAAACGAAGGCCTGACTTTAGAGGGACACGGCCCAGACGAGGGATGCGCAGATGCAATAATGCAGTTCAGGAGAAGACGAAAACACAGCTGGAAgacgaaaaagaagaaagaaaaaaagtgtcgTCTTGGACACACAGTTAAGTGGACGAGTAAATTGAGGATGGGTGTCCACGTGTTGTACATCTTCCCCTTTTACCTGAATCCACGGAATGCTCCTTTAGCCAGAGCTCCGCAACCCTCCACCACAACTCCCCGCTCCCAACACCAGTGAAATAAGCCCCCCAGCATACGACCCGAACCCCCCAGTTGCAGTGCCACACTTAAGACTGTACAGGAGATACTTTGTAAATTTACTTCTACTTTTAATTCCCCACCTTTTTCCTCACGTTTATTGCACTTACGAAAGTTCAACTTTCTCATTTGTAGATTagcttgtttggttttttttcccGCGTATTTACAAGCAACAAAAGAGGAACCCAATAActcaaaagcagaaatgaatcGCAGCTATGAGGAAGTTACCAAAACAATAAAGCGTTTCAACTTTTAATCTTTCTTCTCGCTGACTTATTTCGCTGAGCTAATTGACCATATTCCTTTATTAATCTAATGCCCATTATGAATTAAAATGTACTGTAAAAAAACTGTAGAAACTGTATGACGGGTGATTTATCAGACAGTGTGCTTGTTTGGGGGTTTTGTGCAGATGCAAAATTAAATTCAGATTGTTCATTTCATACAATGGATATAAATTTAGGTATGAGGCAAATTACCGACATTAGGCATCCTTGGGTATAATGGTGAAATGACAAATTGCGTtgctattatatatatttacttataATAATGTAATGGCAACATATATCAACTTACTTAATATACGTATATTTACAAGAATTGGATTTACTACCTTATCCTTTTTTCCTAAACATGTCATTGATTTGACACCATTAGTGGCAAATGTAACGGAACATACCAAAATCTGCAATTTCCATCTCATGTCTATTAGCAGTAGAAGCAAGCAACAAGCCGGTATGTATTTTATCCAGCACATGTTCATATTTTGGAAATTCGCCAAGTTTAGCCGATAAAAATTGATCGTGATGCACTTCGCGGTCCATCACGTGGGTGTAGTTTTCACTGCGGCCGCCAGGCGGCGACAAAATGCTTCCAACAGGGTTGGTGTATTGGTTCATTTATTATAAACGGCACCTGCGCTTCATTAAGACCGGAAGTTCAAACAGGTGCGATCAAACGCAAAGGGACAAAAATGAtcgaaaactacaaaataggaTTTCACAAATCTCTTCCTTCCATCACAGTAGAACATGAGAACGTGTGAATAAAGAGGCGCCGGGCCTCATGTTGCGCCCCCGTGCTTTACGCACGGGCTGCGTGGATTTAGGACCTCGAGGATGCCAAAGGGTTCCGTGCGCGTGGTGCGCGCGCGTAGGAGACCGCGCCAGTCGGACCGGACGCgccggtggagcagcagcagcagcagcagcagcagcgatggGAGCTTCGCAGACGCGCCCCGAGCACAGGCACCAGGACCTGGCGGACAGAACCGGATGTGAGTATGAAAACGAACCCGTCCTGAACTTTCCTTCAGTTTGGGCTCCTCAGAAGCGCCAAAAGTGGCGCATAAAAGTCTGCCGCCAGGTGACCCCGTTTGGATCGGATGGGAGAACGAATGCGGTGATCGGCTTCAAAATAAAGCGCTGGTTCTCATCTAGAAGATCCGTTTGATAAACCACATAgacgtttgtgtgtgcatcAATTTGTGTTTTCACTTCTTACTCAAACTTCTGCAAACATCCTTTTTAACATAACGTACTTATTGTCTCTTCCTCCCCTATTGTGATGTGATggtgtattaaataaataactgtgTGTAGATCTATTTTTCTAAATCACATGATTCTGATGGGAACTCTTTGCACGAGGAGTTTGAGTAGTGAGACTTTATTGACCGCCTCGGTTTGAGACTTTGAACCGTTTTGTTATTGCCTTCATTTCCTGACGGTGGGACTTGGACCCCGTTTCCTTCTGGACTCCGTGGGAAGGTCAATGGTCGCGTCTGTTCTTCTGAGCATGTGATGAAAAGCTCCCTTGCAGTCACAAGCCACACAGCAATtactctgttgttgttttctttcacatttgcTGATTGCACCACGTCATCGCAGCTAATTATGTGTCACATCGGTAATGGAGGCACCGTTCCGCTTTGACCAACAAACTTGTCTCTGCACGACGCcgttgtctgtctctgcataTTATTCAGCACAAAACACTCGCTTGGAAGCTTCTGAGAAGAGGACAAAAGGGTCCAAAATAAACAGCTTACCGAAAACAATTGGAACCACTTAACCTGTCTGCGTGAGGAGCCTGAGAGCCTTTCGCTGTGTGGTCACTAATGCACAACGTGGGTTAATGATTCAAGGGACTCTGGCATAAAAAGACAATCCGGGACAACAAGCGCTTTGTTGTTCTATTGATCCGATAACGGCGAGAACTTGATTAGATCAACAACGATAAGTCTCACGGACCATTAAATGAACAACCCACAATGTGTGATTGTGCATTTCAATGGCCGTTATCTTCTGTTTATTATCATGTTGAAACAATTGGTTGGAATTTCCCGAAGCCTGTTTTAAAGGGTGTGGAGTGTTTCTGGGAGTTTCGTTGACCTGCCTTTTGTGAAATTTGGTGTTTTGCTTCTTTTCAGTTTCACTGGAGCAGATCAAAAACCTTCACAAGAGATTCCAGCAGCTGAGTGGAGACGAAGACACAATAAGGTAATTTAAAGGAGAACGCTGGTGAGCTGCATGTGGTTTGTCATGAAAGCCATTcggccttttttttccatttaaggAGGAACTACCTGCATCGTGACTGCAGTTATGAACTGTGCACGTCTCTGGCATCACCAGCGCACACAAGCGGCACACGGCTGAGCTAATGCAAATACAATCCGTCGATGCattaagcgcacacacacacacacacacacaagccaaagTGGCATGTTGGGAATGTGAGATCACAGATCGCTTCACTTTGAGAAGGAAAAGCGGGAACACGTGTTGCAGGTGTTTATTCCCAGTTTACCTTGAGGAAAGTTACTATTGGTGCTTCAGTCCAGGAACAACACGGTGCGTTATCACAGCGTGCCGGTACTCCGCTTTCATGATAATTCACTTTTCTCAATGTCTCGCCGCAGTAAAGAGAACTTGGAAAGCATACCGACGCTCGCCAACAACCCGATCAGAAAGCAAATCATCGGAGCGTTCTTTGATAAAAGGTGAGTGAAATCGTATCACTCATACAAAGTTTCCACTTGTAGGGATTTTAtttggaatatatttatatagagagcgaaaagaaatgtgtaaagTGAGTTAACAGTCTTCATTGTAAAAGAGGACATTTCTCAACCAGCGTGTgtattaaatatgaaatataacttGATGGAGGTCAACAGGATGGGAGTTTCTTCATGACGTGTTTAGTGTTAAATGTGTGCGAGAACAAAATTCTAATTTAAGGCAATAATTTGCCATTTTGGAAAATGGCTCCCAGTGCCTTTGCTGAATGTCTGCTAGCAGCAGGAGGGGCGCCACATTTTCCTTACAGACACCAGAGGGGTTTTATCCTTTTTGGCCTCAGGTAAATATGGGCACCGGGTCACCTTAACCATGGAAGGTGTTTGAGTAGCACGAGTTCATATCCGTATAGCATCGCAGCTTGAGGGCTAATTGGTGACCTAACTGATGGATGGGGAGTTTTTGCAGTTTACGAACTACGAGATTTATGGTCTCATCGTGGAACCAGCCCTTCTTTGTGTGTAAAAGGGGCGAACCGCTGTCTACGCAATCCACGTGCACGATGGTTGGGCAAGACAAAGCGTCTTCCCAGCTATTTGCAGCTCTGCAAGTTGAGGAGACACCGGCCCTATAAAAAGCCCCACTGCTTGAACTTTGTTCCATAACGGCGACACCTGGATGTCTTGTCTCCGTGGCCCAGGAACCAGCACCGGGGCGAGGCGGGCTCCTGCGACCAGATCGGCTTCGAGCAGTTCCTCATGGTCATGTCCCACTTCCGGCCCCCCACCTTGAagatgacggaggaggagaaggaagcgaTGAGGCGAGAGAAGCTCCGCTGTAAGGCGACGCCGTCGACCGGCCGTACCTGTCGGGGAAGATTCTCTGACGAAAGCTTttgtctcgtgtgtgtgtgtgtgtgtgtgcgcgcttcaATGACAAAACACCAGTAAAACGTCCCCATCCTGTGAGGCGAGTATCGTATTTCACCGGCACCTTGAAGGGTGTCAGCTGTTGCGTTGGAGAGGCTGGTGGGTATTTTTGGGGCTCGGTCGGGAACAGCAGCTTCACAGAGCCAGGAGCCCAACTTGGCCTCAGATTCCATAGGACCATTCGATTTGGCTTCCGCTTCTGCAGACCCACCCCGTGGGGATGCGCTGGTGGCTTTCTGCGTTTGCCAGGATTCCGTCGGCTGGTTGTGGTCCGGATTAAAGACttgattgatttgtttattCAAATGGAAAACCAAATGAACAGACCCAGAAAGAGGCCGCCGCCTGGTGTTCGGGTCAGACGCCATTTGCGTACGTCCTCAGAGGAGACTAAAAACACTTGATGCTTTTCAAACCAGTTTGACTCCACTTCGATTCGAGTTGTTCCTGCTTCGTGCAGCTGGGACTGTCTGCGCGTAACCTGATTTACATTAAAGCCTCGAGGATTCACACCCAATGTGAGACTGAACCGGGCCGAAGTGCAGGAGGGGAAGATTCGCTCCGGTTCATCAATTCACAACATCTACTTAGCCGACTAATAGCAGCCACGGCCCTTTCTCACCGCGGGCAACAAATAACAATTAAATCTAGCGGTTAAAAGAGGACTTTTCCTCTTTAGTCACCAAAAAGCTCATGTAGGTCGTTCACTGATAATTAGTTCTGCGTGACGCCATTTCAGCTCTTGAGTTTTCACTCAAAACCGGTTTTAAGCGGAAAGAATTCGGTCCTTAAAACGGCTGTGGATCATGTTTAGTTTGTTGTATTGATCATTTGTACTTATTGATCCACTGCCAGAAATGTGTTAACTTTGGCATTTCCTTGTTTTCTTATCAGTctgttttgaaaacaaaaagaaaggccGGTCTTCTTCTAAGCAGTACTTATTTTACTTCCTTATAGAATAAATGCAGTTGTGATTTGAGATCGTAACGCTTAAGCATTGTGCCGTCCAGGGTACCAGAACAGGAGTCGGGTCACTTGCTTTAATAATTCCATAAACGTTTCCTTAGACTGGATTTCCCCCGGTATGCATCAAGGCGTTCTCGTTGCCAGTACAGGTTTTATTTTCTGATAAAAACAAACCTTGTTGCACAAAACCTCCATCCAGCCGGGTTTCGATAAAGGAGATAATTACCAAGCTGTCTCTGCTTCACACAAACCATCCATCTCAATGTTCACTCTCTGTTCGCTGCGTTTCCCCTCTGATGGCGGATTTGATTTATCTATTTTGATTGAGCATGAATCAACCGCTCTGCTCTCCCGATGATACGTTATGAGTTGAGCCAGTTTGACATCTATTGACTGTTCAGAAACGACACGGGCTGCGCTGTGCAAATGTCCTTCGCTGCAGGACTTGTTTTAGTTTCATGGGGCTGAATCTTGTCACTGTCAATGAAAGCAGAGGCATTTTATACGGGGTTTGTTTCTTTACGTCCAGGGTCGTTATTCTGCGCCCCGTCTCTACATCTGGAACATTCCTCTAAACACAACCTCCTCCTCGTAAGACGCTCGACAGAAAGGTCCTTTTTTATAAGTCGCACTAATCTAAAGGTTGTTGTGTTCCTCACCAGTCCTGTTCAACATGCATGACACCGACAACGATGGCACCATCACGCTGGTGGAGTACCGGAAGGTAAGATGACTTCATCATGTTCATTAACGGCTGGAATGGTTGTCGAAAAAGCCAAGGTGTGGTGTATTAAAGTTGTACGAGGAGATCATGTAAAAGTCATTGTATAGAATACTGTACAGAATATTTTCAATATTAATAATTTCAACATTTTGACGctacattacatttaaattattatttatttattttttacttcatCTTCAAAACATTTATTGACGTAATTTCATTTGCGGcagattaataaaatgcataataaAAATCATCTGTTTGAAaaatagtagtaatagtagcaTGATACAAAAATGTCATAGAAATGTATAGAATGCCTCTTACTGAAAGTGAAGTGTCTCCTCCTTGTTTAAGGTAGTGGAAGAGCTTTTGTCAAAAAGCGGCAGCATCGGGCAGGAAGCTGCCGAAGCGATCGCAGATGCCGCCATGTTGGAAGTGGCGAGCACGAACGTGCCCACCATGGTAAAGGAACCCTCCGGCAGGCAGCGCGATCCTCACCGCGGCATTTCCGCAGCCagtaacctgtgtgtgtgtgtgtgtgtgtgtctctgctcctcctctcagggCCCAGATGATTTCTATGAAGGGATCACATTCGAGCACTTTGAACAGGTTTTTATTCACCGTTTTATGGGTCATCAAAATAACCCGACTCTTTCTTCAGTCGCTTACTCACCAGCGCGTTCTGTCGTCTGCCCACAGATTTTGAAGGGACTTGAAATGGAGAGTCGGATGCACATTCGCTTCTTGGACGTCGACACCACCACAATGAGATGTGGCAAATCGACCTCTTAAATGTTTGTAGCGGAAGTATTCCAAACGCTCGATGTGCACTAATATATTTTTGGATGGTGAGAAGTAATTCATTTACTACCaagtacttttatacaaattaaatgaaataagattgTTTTTCGTTCGGTCTCCGGTTTGACGCTAACGCTGCCTCTCTGCTGCCCCACAAGTCGTTCAGTGAAGTCGACTCGTGCTGCTCGCTCGTCGGTTTACGGCTAACGCTCAAAGAGCAGCATTCCTCTGCAGCGCCGCGGTAGTCACATGTTCAATTGATCCGCAAGATGAATGATTACGGGCTTGTATTGATGGATTGAAGTGATAATAACTAAAGAAATGCATGTGTAAGATTTTGTTTAGAGAGACTAATAAAAATTGTACGGAAATCTTTTTTGGTAATGaggtaaaatactttttattgctGTAATATTTTACAGTAGTTTCTAAGACTGACCCCTGTacacaaaatatacatttaaaaaaaaaaaaaacacatttccaaagTCTCCTGATTTGACGAGCATCATGAAAGTCATTGAAAAGCGGGTAAAGTCCCTCCGCTCGGAGTGACCCGGTGTCAGAGCGCCGGGCGGGAGCCGGGCAGCCGGTCGTAAGGAACCGCCAGGCCGATGTTGTAGTTGTAGCCGGAGGACTCGATGTAGTCGGACCTGCAGATGGGCAGGATGTGATCCTGAGACAACGCGTCCTCCGAGAAGTCGTAGTGGCAGATGACCCCCCTGTGCCTGAGGGGATGAACAGGAAGTCATTACTTTGAAAAGGCTGAATTCGTAGAAGCaaatttgggggaaaaaaaggtacGTTCTATCCGCTCGTGGAGAAAAGAAGAGCAGCGTGGGAGCGAGAGCGGCGACCTGCGGTGAGCTGTGAGGTCATCGTCTGTGATGCACGC
Coding sequences:
- the fbxo21 gene encoding F-box only protein 21 isoform X2, with product MATSVAEEGQRSLNGIISDTQTKKMTDLPTELLEHILCFPVLKHDDICNVSCCCKRLHDVCHGRGKVWGHQYKLRWPRLQMFYRQNECCDWLREYKTRHRVGIQIRRTVESISRRFFTEVVLGDSFAEIESLGMPEHFCEDELLFILNSDKRKSLTLKYYAKKILYFLRQQNILRSLKTFMEQPADQQSSLEGAVLVDQYCNPLADVTLNSISAQLDEIAEKVKKMLRIKNPSHPSLRIAQGDCSVVQDFELQRQVVCALNSVLYEQLQYKGNEFDYYNPLNSYIHQVLLRRTGIPISLSVLYINLTRKLGVQLEPVNFPNHFLLRWCQKPKGSEDIYDFVYIDAFGKGKQLTAKECEYLIGHQVTADYYSAISTTEVLLRMVGNLLNIGKRGEGNEKSYQLLRDSLDLYLTINPDNVQYLLLQARLYFHLGIWPEKVLDILQHIQALDPSQHGAVGYLVQHTLEHIQHKKHPATPEVKKRSAPEHREVQYSVGLIMKHKRSGYNCVIYGWDPKCTMSQEWITTMRVHQLSNGANQPFYNVLVQDGTCRYAAQENLEPHSAPLEIGHPEVGRYFSEFAGTYYFANDELQTRYPEDVVETLGTVQELYHRLTPGDANPDRASAADQSNHRAAPV
- the tesca gene encoding LOW QUALITY PROTEIN: tescalcin a (The sequence of the model RefSeq protein was modified relative to this genomic sequence to represent the inferred CDS: inserted 2 bases in 1 codon), yielding MPKGSVRVVRARRRXRASRTGRAGGAAAAAAAAAMGASQTRPEHRHQDLADRTGFSLEQIKNLHKRFQQLSGDEDTISKENLESIPTLANNPIRKQIIGAFFDKRNQHRGEAGSCDQIGFEQFLMVMSHFRPPTLKMTEEEKEAMRREKLRFLFNMHDTDNDGTITLVEYRKVVEELLSKSGSIGQEAAEAIADAAMLEVASTNVPTMGPDDFYEGITFEHFEQILKGLEMESRMHIRFLDVDTTTMRCGKSTS
- the fbxo21 gene encoding F-box only protein 21 isoform X1 codes for the protein MATSVAEEGQRSLNGIISDTQTKKMTDLPTELLEHILCFPVLKHDDICNVSCCCKRLHDVCHGRGKVWGHQYKLRWPRLQMFYRQNECCDWLREYKTRHRVGIQIRRTVESISRRFFTEVPCVGQVLGDSFAEIESLGMPEHFCEDELLFILNSDKRKSLTLKYYAKKILYFLRQQNILRSLKTFMEQPADQQSSLEGAVLVDQYCNPLADVTLNSISAQLDEIAEKVKKMLRIKNPSHPSLRIAQGDCSVVQDFELQRQVVCALNSVLYEQLQYKGNEFDYYNPLNSYIHQVLLRRTGIPISLSVLYINLTRKLGVQLEPVNFPNHFLLRWCQKPKGSEDIYDFVYIDAFGKGKQLTAKECEYLIGHQVTADYYSAISTTEVLLRMVGNLLNIGKRGEGNEKSYQLLRDSLDLYLTINPDNVQYLLLQARLYFHLGIWPEKVLDILQHIQALDPSQHGAVGYLVQHTLEHIQHKKHPATPEVKKRSAPEHREVQYSVGLIMKHKRSGYNCVIYGWDPKCTMSQEWITTMRVHQLSNGANQPFYNVLVQDGTCRYAAQENLEPHSAPLEIGHPEVGRYFSEFAGTYYFANDELQTRYPEDVVETLGTVQELYHRLTPGDANPDRASAADQSNHRAAPV